The following coding sequences lie in one Arthrobacter sp. PGP41 genomic window:
- the mtrB gene encoding MtrAB system histidine kinase MtrB — protein MRVARLVKTGVRRFLPALRYIGRSLQRRWRRSLQFRTVLTTLLLAVTSFAVVGAYLSNQIANNLFQERLTQAESETRYNVKQVQDTFDGAQVTDQASVITLVYDTLNAVEGRGSVIQRRYVFEAVPEQTKPRNRWVESRASDQLTVSVIPPELRKAVQESGKDQYWASTVIPVGTEDRPGIAVGNKVTFNGTVYELYLIYDLNTAQKTLDEIQSVLWAGGAVLVLLIGAVAWYVTRNVVSPVSHAAMVSEKLAAGQLQERMVVRGEDEVARLGASFNHMAASLQEQITQLATLSQMQQRFVSDVSHELRTPLTTVRMAAEVLYDARHDFDPINKRSAELLYNQVERFQSLLSDLLEISRFDAGVAVLDAEAEDILQVIAHAIEGAAPVAAEYGSEIVLRAPEGAVIVEMDARRIDRILRNLILNAVEHGEGKPVTITVAASQTAVGVAVRDQGIGMDPAEAARVFDRFWRADPARARTTGGSGLGLSIAMEDTKLHNGWLQAWGKKGSGANFRLTLPLRQGEEIDKSPVQLEPEDITLPGEPGSRNMLVLETGAASLAPASSPKEGK, from the coding sequence ATGCGCGTTGCGCGGCTGGTCAAGACCGGAGTCCGCCGGTTCCTTCCTGCACTGCGGTACATCGGACGCTCCCTTCAGCGCCGGTGGCGCAGGTCCCTGCAGTTTCGGACGGTCCTCACCACACTGCTCCTGGCCGTCACCTCCTTCGCGGTGGTGGGCGCGTACCTGTCCAACCAGATTGCCAACAACCTCTTCCAGGAGCGGTTGACGCAGGCCGAGTCGGAGACCCGCTACAACGTAAAGCAGGTGCAGGACACGTTCGACGGCGCGCAGGTCACCGACCAGGCAAGCGTGATCACCCTCGTCTACGACACCCTGAACGCTGTGGAGGGCCGCGGGTCGGTCATCCAGCGCAGGTACGTCTTCGAGGCGGTGCCTGAACAAACAAAACCGCGGAACCGCTGGGTCGAATCCCGGGCCTCCGACCAGTTGACCGTCAGCGTCATTCCGCCGGAGCTTCGCAAGGCCGTGCAGGAATCCGGGAAGGACCAGTACTGGGCATCCACGGTCATCCCGGTCGGCACCGAGGACCGGCCAGGCATTGCCGTGGGCAACAAAGTGACCTTCAACGGCACCGTCTACGAGCTCTACCTTATTTACGACCTTAATACCGCGCAGAAGACGCTGGACGAGATCCAGAGCGTCCTCTGGGCGGGCGGTGCGGTGCTGGTGCTCCTGATCGGAGCCGTCGCCTGGTACGTCACTCGGAACGTGGTCAGCCCGGTCAGCCACGCCGCCATGGTCTCCGAGAAGCTCGCCGCGGGCCAGCTGCAGGAGCGGATGGTGGTCCGCGGTGAAGATGAAGTGGCCCGCCTCGGCGCCTCCTTCAACCACATGGCAGCCAGCCTCCAGGAACAGATCACCCAGCTGGCAACCCTCTCCCAGATGCAGCAGCGCTTCGTCTCCGACGTCTCCCACGAGCTGCGGACACCGCTGACCACTGTCCGGATGGCTGCGGAGGTCCTGTACGACGCCCGGCACGATTTTGACCCCATCAACAAGCGTTCGGCTGAACTGCTCTACAACCAGGTGGAGCGGTTCCAGTCGCTCCTCTCGGACCTGCTGGAGATCTCCAGGTTCGACGCCGGTGTGGCGGTACTGGATGCGGAAGCGGAGGACATCCTGCAGGTGATCGCCCACGCCATCGAGGGTGCCGCCCCGGTGGCTGCCGAATATGGTTCCGAGATCGTCCTCAGGGCACCGGAGGGTGCCGTCATCGTGGAAATGGATGCCCGGCGCATCGACAGGATCCTGCGGAACCTGATCCTCAACGCCGTGGAGCACGGCGAAGGTAAGCCCGTCACTATCACCGTGGCAGCCAGCCAGACCGCCGTCGGGGTGGCCGTCCGGGACCAGGGGATCGGAATGGATCCCGCGGAAGCGGCGCGCGTCTTTGACCGTTTCTGGCGGGCAGACCCTGCGCGGGCGCGCACTACCGGCGGAAGCGGCCTTGGCCTGTCCATTGCCATGGAGGACACCAAACTGCACAACGGCTGGCTCCAGGCGTGGGGCAAGAAGGGAAGCGGCGCCAACTTCCGGCTGACGCTGCCGCTCCGCCAAGGAGAAGAGATCGACAAGTCGCCGGTCCAGCTGGAGCCCGAGGACATCACGCTTCCCGGTGAGCCGGGCTCAAGGAACATGCTGGTCCTGGAGACGGGGGCCGCGTCGCTTGCTCCGGCATCGTCCCCCAAGGAGGGAAAATGA
- a CDS encoding winged helix-turn-helix domain-containing protein, producing MSATLSLDQARRIALAAQGLDKGRPTGPVTSRAVGRTFARIQLVQIDSVNVVSRSHLLPFFSRLGNYDLNILQRMTDVHPRRMVEYWAHEASYIRPEHYADLLLWQKRSWVGASRMDPDLRDAIAGKILDTLARSRPLTAAQLTARMGHVEEKETANWGWNWNAVKRVLEHLFEEGVVSAASRTEQFERRYTLTPRVLPQQTAPAGDEAGPAEAMHRLIDAAAQAHGIGTVRCFADYFRTPPKAAAAAVEHLVRMGRLERVTVPGWDRDVFRHVGARLPRRATGRALLSPFDSLVFERRRLEELFGFHYRIEIYTPEHKRRYGYYVLPFLLRDRIVARVDLKADRKRGTLLARSAFAEPDAPPDTAVELAAEVRLMADWLGLSAVEVFPVGDLAGSLAAAVGGGGVSALREQTGLSAVSLP from the coding sequence GTGTCAGCGACGCTGAGCCTGGACCAGGCACGGCGGATCGCTTTGGCAGCCCAGGGACTCGACAAAGGACGGCCCACCGGCCCCGTGACCTCGCGGGCGGTGGGCCGCACCTTTGCCCGGATCCAGCTCGTCCAGATCGATTCCGTGAACGTCGTCTCCCGGAGCCATCTCCTGCCGTTCTTTTCGCGGCTGGGAAACTACGACCTAAACATCCTGCAGCGAATGACCGACGTCCATCCGCGGCGCATGGTGGAGTACTGGGCCCACGAGGCGAGCTACATCCGCCCGGAGCACTACGCGGACCTTCTCCTGTGGCAGAAGCGCTCCTGGGTTGGCGCCTCCCGCATGGACCCGGACCTTCGCGACGCAATCGCAGGGAAGATCCTGGACACGCTGGCACGCTCACGGCCACTGACTGCGGCCCAGCTGACTGCCAGGATGGGCCATGTCGAGGAGAAGGAGACGGCCAACTGGGGCTGGAACTGGAATGCCGTCAAACGCGTGCTCGAGCATCTGTTCGAGGAAGGCGTGGTTTCCGCGGCATCGCGGACGGAACAGTTCGAGCGGAGGTACACGTTGACTCCCAGGGTGCTGCCGCAGCAGACCGCGCCGGCGGGAGACGAGGCCGGTCCCGCGGAAGCAATGCACCGGCTGATCGACGCCGCTGCCCAGGCACATGGCATCGGCACCGTACGTTGTTTCGCCGACTACTTCCGCACGCCTCCCAAAGCCGCGGCGGCCGCCGTCGAACATCTGGTGCGGATGGGCAGGCTGGAGCGCGTCACCGTGCCGGGCTGGGACCGTGACGTCTTCCGCCATGTCGGGGCGAGGTTGCCTCGCCGGGCCACCGGCCGTGCCCTGCTGAGTCCGTTCGACTCCCTGGTCTTCGAACGCCGGCGGCTTGAGGAACTGTTCGGCTTCCATTACCGGATCGAGATTTACACGCCCGAACACAAGAGGCGCTACGGGTATTACGTCCTTCCTTTCCTCCTCCGCGACAGGATAGTGGCCCGTGTGGACCTGAAGGCGGACCGCAAACGCGGGACCCTGCTGGCGAGGTCCGCCTTCGCGGAGCCGGACGCCCCGCCGGACACCGCCGTCGAACTCGCTGCGGAGGTTCGGCTCATGGCGGACTGGCTCGGCCTGTCCGCCGTGGAAGTGTTCCCGGTGGGCGACCTCGCGGGGAGCCTCGCCGCGGCAGTCGGCGGCGGGGGAGTATCCGCTCTGAGGGAACAAACGGGACTCTCGGCGGTGTCTCTCCCGTAG
- a CDS encoding LpqB family beta-propeller domain-containing protein, which translates to MGRAGRRAKLPAALLVLLLVLLAGCARIPTSGPVGKSSEGSAGNVSAPVFLPAAPQPGALPETIIDYFYRAGSGYEDDYAVARQYLTQASSVSWKPDQRALVYREARVVATGNENVYNYELDVAYTVDADGIATQSPEGTIENIPVTLTQVDGEWRISNLPDGTAIAEETFKVIYGAYPIYFYDPTFTFAVPDVRWFIKNKTVKAMTSALLAGPAPYLRGAVASAFPSGIKLARESVPVVSGAAQVDLTAKELMETSPEDRLRMQMQLTLTFRSQPDVVNVELRANQDLVRVEDNGAVLPPVQDKSVPSRQIAISGNELVRYENNRVSPLPDMQPVSSLTPRFPAESPVSQTAAFLNESRTTLYSISPGQPARALTTRTTLSRPSFGLSEWVWSAGPGATGGTEVVAFRPAGIAEGAAVPTVTLSPAWLAGRTVKEFRISREAVRALVISEQNGKTRVQVTGIIRGADGTPRELTPPITLATGNDPDQGVWVTDTTVAVMKGSAGQNVTPELLSLTSGQPQQLAPWPGLVALSAGNGSEEIYAQSAEGIFQRLGNGWSPQIKGPIDPAFPG; encoded by the coding sequence ATGGGTCGCGCCGGCCGCCGGGCGAAGCTGCCTGCTGCGCTGCTGGTCCTCCTGCTGGTACTGCTGGCCGGCTGCGCCCGTATTCCCACCTCGGGGCCGGTGGGGAAAAGCAGCGAAGGCAGCGCGGGGAACGTCAGCGCGCCGGTGTTCCTGCCGGCAGCTCCCCAACCGGGTGCCCTGCCGGAAACCATCATCGATTACTTCTACCGGGCCGGCAGCGGCTACGAGGACGACTACGCTGTGGCACGCCAATACCTGACCCAGGCCTCCTCGGTGTCCTGGAAACCGGACCAGCGGGCGCTCGTTTACCGGGAGGCGCGGGTGGTGGCAACGGGAAACGAGAATGTCTACAACTATGAGCTGGATGTCGCCTACACCGTGGACGCGGACGGCATCGCCACCCAGTCGCCGGAGGGAACCATTGAGAATATTCCCGTGACTCTCACCCAGGTGGACGGTGAATGGCGGATTTCCAACCTCCCTGACGGCACCGCCATCGCCGAGGAAACCTTCAAAGTGATTTACGGGGCTTACCCCATCTACTTTTACGACCCCACTTTCACGTTCGCTGTCCCGGATGTCCGCTGGTTTATCAAGAACAAGACGGTCAAGGCGATGACCAGCGCGCTGTTGGCGGGCCCTGCGCCGTACCTGCGCGGGGCGGTGGCGAGTGCGTTCCCCTCCGGCATCAAGCTCGCTCGGGAATCGGTTCCCGTCGTCTCGGGGGCTGCGCAGGTGGACCTGACGGCCAAGGAACTGATGGAGACGTCCCCGGAGGACCGGCTCCGGATGCAGATGCAGCTGACGCTGACGTTCCGCAGCCAGCCTGACGTCGTCAATGTCGAGCTCCGCGCCAACCAGGACTTGGTGCGGGTGGAGGACAACGGAGCCGTCCTCCCGCCGGTCCAGGACAAGAGCGTGCCGTCCCGCCAGATTGCCATCAGCGGCAACGAGCTGGTGCGGTACGAAAACAACAGGGTCTCGCCGCTTCCGGACATGCAGCCCGTGTCATCGCTCACCCCGCGGTTCCCCGCGGAATCCCCGGTTTCGCAGACGGCCGCCTTCCTCAATGAAAGCCGCACCACGCTGTACAGCATCAGTCCCGGGCAGCCCGCACGGGCACTGACCACGAGGACCACGCTGAGCCGGCCATCCTTCGGCCTCAGTGAATGGGTCTGGTCGGCAGGTCCGGGTGCCACGGGCGGCACTGAAGTTGTGGCATTCCGCCCGGCCGGGATTGCGGAGGGCGCCGCCGTCCCCACCGTCACCCTGTCGCCCGCGTGGCTGGCCGGAAGGACAGTCAAGGAATTCCGGATTTCCAGGGAAGCGGTCCGGGCGCTGGTGATTTCGGAGCAGAACGGCAAGACCCGGGTTCAGGTGACCGGAATTATCCGGGGCGCCGATGGCACGCCGCGTGAGCTGACACCGCCGATTACCCTGGCCACTGGCAACGATCCGGACCAGGGCGTCTGGGTCACGGATACAACCGTTGCCGTGATGAAGGGATCTGCCGGGCAGAACGTCACCCCGGAACTGCTGTCGCTCACCTCCGGGCAGCCGCAGCAGCTGGCACCGTGGCCGGGCCTAGTGGCCCTCAGCGCGGGCAACGGGTCCGAGGAAATCTATGCCCAGTCCGCCGAAGGGATCTTCCAGCGGCTTGGCAACGGCTGGTCTCCGCAGATCAAGGGCCCGATCGATCCGGCATTTCCCGGCTGA
- the mtrA gene encoding MtrAB system response regulator MtrA, translated as MKARILVVDDDEALAEMIGIVLRNDGFEPVFCADGAQALDVFRSSRPDLVLLDLMLPGVDGIEVCRQIRAESDVPIVMLTAKSDTSDVVRGLESGADDYVPKPFKPAELVARVRARLRPGDQKAPETLRIADITIDVAGHTVSRGNERISLTPLEFDLLVALARKPWQVFTRELLLEQVWGYRHAADTRLVNVHVQRLRSKIEQDPEAPEVVLTVRGVGYKAGA; from the coding sequence ATGAAGGCACGCATTCTGGTGGTAGACGATGACGAAGCGCTGGCCGAAATGATTGGAATTGTTCTCCGCAACGACGGCTTCGAGCCGGTCTTCTGCGCGGACGGCGCCCAGGCGCTGGACGTTTTCCGGTCATCCCGGCCGGACCTTGTATTGCTGGACCTCATGCTTCCCGGTGTGGACGGCATCGAGGTCTGCCGGCAAATCCGCGCTGAGTCCGATGTTCCGATCGTCATGCTCACTGCCAAGTCGGACACGTCCGACGTCGTCCGGGGACTCGAATCCGGCGCCGATGACTACGTGCCCAAGCCGTTCAAGCCGGCCGAACTCGTGGCCCGCGTCCGCGCACGGCTCCGCCCCGGTGACCAGAAAGCGCCCGAAACCTTGCGCATCGCCGACATCACCATCGATGTCGCCGGGCACACCGTCAGCCGGGGCAATGAGCGGATCTCGCTGACGCCCCTGGAGTTTGACCTCCTGGTGGCCCTTGCCCGGAAACCTTGGCAGGTGTTCACCCGCGAACTGCTGCTCGAGCAGGTCTGGGGCTACCGGCACGCTGCCGATACACGCCTTGTGAACGTCCATGTCCAGCGCCTCCGTTCCAAGATCGAGCAGGATCCGGAAGCTCCGGAAGTCGTATTGACGGTGCGTGGTGTCGGCTACAAAGCAGGAGCCTGA
- a CDS encoding ComF family protein, translated as MDIRPLAGRRAVTRVRLDPDLNPPAEIISGRHRSDHGSALLRFTDQLAGAAADLLSLAVPVDCVCCGAEDRALCIPCGRHIRRLTAVPFRAESGAPALMDVDGLVLLPVVAAGVYREELAQALLSFKRHGQYQLKRSLGRALGGAVRAAIDGFEETCLVPVPTSTKAYLNRGFSPVHLLLAGASQQLAGLPVADVLAKSGGAVLQLPGGQKGLGRGARAQRVRGSMRVTVRGQARVAGRRCVIIDDVLTTGATLAEAARALHAAGAKVAGAVVLAATRPPDAEGHSAPPPGTRGNRHDLEKNKPRKDE; from the coding sequence GTGGACATCAGACCCCTGGCCGGCCGGAGGGCCGTGACACGTGTCCGGCTCGATCCCGACCTCAACCCGCCTGCCGAAATAATTTCCGGCAGGCACCGCTCAGACCACGGCAGCGCCCTCCTGCGGTTCACCGACCAGCTGGCGGGAGCGGCGGCAGACCTACTGTCGCTTGCCGTTCCGGTTGACTGCGTCTGCTGCGGTGCGGAAGACCGGGCGCTCTGCATCCCCTGCGGCCGCCACATCCGGCGCCTCACCGCAGTCCCGTTCCGGGCAGAAAGCGGAGCACCGGCACTAATGGATGTGGACGGGCTGGTGCTGCTTCCGGTGGTGGCTGCCGGCGTCTACCGCGAAGAGCTCGCGCAGGCGCTGTTGTCGTTCAAGAGGCACGGCCAGTATCAGCTCAAGCGAAGCCTGGGCCGCGCGCTCGGCGGGGCGGTCCGCGCAGCAATTGATGGCTTCGAAGAGACCTGTCTTGTCCCTGTGCCCACCAGCACCAAGGCCTATCTGAACCGGGGTTTCAGCCCCGTCCACCTGCTGCTTGCCGGGGCCTCGCAGCAGCTTGCAGGGTTGCCTGTCGCAGATGTCCTCGCCAAATCCGGCGGGGCCGTCCTGCAGCTGCCGGGCGGCCAAAAAGGCCTGGGCCGGGGGGCCCGGGCGCAGCGGGTGCGCGGTTCCATGCGGGTCACCGTGCGGGGGCAGGCACGGGTGGCCGGGCGCCGCTGCGTCATCATCGACGACGTCCTCACCACCGGCGCCACGCTGGCCGAAGCAGCCCGCGCGCTTCATGCGGCAGGGGCCAAGGTAGCGGGCGCCGTCGTCCTCGCTGCGACACGCCCGCCGGACGCCGAGGGCCACAGCGCTCCACCACCGGGGACCCGCGGAAACCGCCATGACTTAGAAAAAAATAAACCAAGAAAGGATGAATAA
- a CDS encoding DUF7847 domain-containing protein → MFGEIMDGSFQVIRRNAKAMLGASLLAQSLAAVLTAVLTAATATSAGSIEAWANSASEADLTALGLGFVAAMLLVVVFTLFIASVLQGAMVVPVARSILNRPTSFKQMWSLARPRVGALIRLAALLMTAGLLAMLVPAALAVALIASMEGVGILLLIPLFLGFVALYVWIYVKLMVAPAAVVIEELGALDSLRRSWELTRSNWWRILGITLVVGILVGVVSQIVMIPAGLLPPLVASYLSPHGGSGQEVAIAVAVGIITAILGALAGALGYALQTSVMALIYMDLRMRKDGLDLSLLRQMESGADPDGIPGRVHATGAQGWSQAGWSPGPGPVAGAWPDGR, encoded by the coding sequence ATGTTCGGGGAGATCATGGACGGGTCCTTCCAGGTGATCCGGCGGAACGCAAAGGCCATGCTGGGCGCTTCGCTGCTGGCCCAATCCCTGGCCGCCGTCCTTACCGCTGTCCTCACTGCGGCCACTGCAACTTCGGCGGGCTCCATCGAAGCCTGGGCAAACAGCGCCAGTGAGGCCGATCTGACAGCCCTGGGCCTGGGATTCGTGGCCGCCATGCTGCTGGTCGTCGTCTTCACCCTCTTCATTGCCTCCGTCCTGCAGGGCGCCATGGTGGTGCCGGTGGCCCGGTCCATCCTCAACCGGCCCACCAGCTTCAAGCAGATGTGGTCCCTCGCCCGCCCTCGGGTCGGGGCGCTGATCCGGCTTGCTGCCCTGCTGATGACCGCCGGACTGCTGGCGATGCTTGTCCCCGCCGCGTTGGCCGTGGCGCTGATCGCAAGCATGGAAGGGGTGGGGATCCTGCTGCTCATCCCCCTGTTCCTCGGTTTCGTTGCCCTGTACGTATGGATTTACGTGAAGCTGATGGTGGCCCCGGCCGCGGTTGTCATTGAAGAGCTGGGTGCCCTGGACAGCCTCCGCCGCTCATGGGAACTCACCCGGTCCAACTGGTGGCGGATCCTGGGGATCACGCTAGTAGTGGGCATTCTGGTGGGCGTCGTCAGCCAGATCGTCATGATCCCGGCAGGCCTGCTGCCCCCGCTGGTGGCCAGTTACCTTTCCCCGCACGGCGGCAGTGGGCAGGAGGTGGCCATCGCCGTGGCGGTCGGAATCATCACCGCAATCCTCGGCGCGCTGGCCGGGGCCCTCGGCTACGCCTTACAGACGTCCGTGATGGCACTGATCTACATGGACCTCCGCATGAGGAAGGACGGGCTGGACCTCTCGCTGCTCCGCCAGATGGAGTCCGGAGCCGATCCGGACGGCATTCCGGGCAGGGTCCATGCGACGGGCGCGCAGGGCTGGAGCCAGGCTGGCTGGAGCCCCGGACCCGGACCCGTGGCAGGGGCATGGCCGGATGGCCGCTGA
- the hpf gene encoding ribosome hibernation-promoting factor, HPF/YfiA family, whose translation MEFMISGRNLTVSDRFREYAGEKISKIESLGDKVQRVDAKVSKETNARQTGDQLTVEVTVLGRGPVIRAEASAADKFAAFDLAYNKLLERLRRAKDRKKVHHGRHTPKAVREATAALEPASTQEPLYVEASHRNEAVAGPEDKSPYDVENDIPAGNSPVLIRRKVFPAASLSLDDAVDNMELVGHDFYLFVDKATNTPSVVYRRRGWTYGVITLDHECEPGDTVVEEKVIAYRSDDAAAKA comes from the coding sequence ATGGAGTTTATGATCAGCGGACGAAATCTGACAGTTTCAGACCGGTTCCGTGAATATGCCGGGGAAAAGATTTCGAAAATCGAGTCGCTTGGGGACAAGGTCCAGCGGGTCGACGCGAAAGTCTCCAAGGAGACCAATGCCCGGCAGACCGGCGATCAGCTGACCGTTGAGGTGACCGTACTGGGCCGGGGACCCGTGATTCGTGCCGAAGCCAGCGCCGCTGACAAGTTCGCGGCCTTTGATCTTGCCTACAACAAACTGCTTGAACGGCTCCGTCGGGCCAAGGACCGTAAGAAGGTCCATCATGGACGGCACACCCCTAAGGCGGTCCGGGAAGCGACGGCCGCCCTTGAACCTGCCAGCACGCAAGAACCGCTTTATGTCGAGGCCAGCCATCGGAACGAGGCCGTCGCCGGCCCCGAGGACAAGTCTCCCTACGATGTTGAAAACGACATCCCGGCCGGTAATTCCCCGGTCCTGATCCGGCGCAAGGTTTTTCCTGCCGCCTCCCTCTCCCTCGACGACGCCGTGGACAACATGGAACTTGTTGGCCATGATTTCTACCTTTTCGTGGACAAGGCCACCAACACGCCGTCGGTCGTGTACCGGCGCCGCGGCTGGACCTACGGGGTCATCACGCTGGACCACGAGTGCGAACCCGGAGACACCGTGGTGGAGGAAAAGGTCATCGCGTACCGTTCGGATGACGCCGCCGCAAAGGCTTAG